From Corticium candelabrum chromosome 13, ooCorCand1.1, whole genome shotgun sequence, a single genomic window includes:
- the LOC134189168 gene encoding uncharacterized protein LOC134189168 isoform X1, producing the protein MFNPKHTSTKAIEIEVLHQDYDSNAWMPIREGQIYKLVFDAIHQTAMEASLSQSKLQQLNDSSLGKQVLDMTSKYRNIYVTAPRAIIHVCDHGGQENLFSSFAPFVASNSVYLMVYDVSIPLKAEAQSSVRLNVEGDYRHLEVKLHHMKYNKDWINHHLSAISVSSVSKHHQLADESRSESEEKLTNVSNTESTGNAVVKSSTQGIGSVFDCVSPPAIFAATHADKIVGKEEEVMRKQDAVLNRMLRDKPYTGHVYRRPPESQSPLFKSELCFCIDNTKSHPPSRQNDRHAFRWDSEENLEEDPELVSLRNLILSKIEEHCTQELIPITWLLIEDKVYEIRDKSHDKIIPFQKLVEVGVEQCSMKSSNEVSDALSHLHNFSIVVYFSSSSILRHYVFIDAQWVFTSLSRLCPLHSKGLPANLRKDFDMLTKKGIMSQELANYFFRDLKDEDRSKMLEAAQLLDIVSRHPKTEQDVEYFVPSALREDYEAKIEVKSSSNDIPSPAPLVLRPDSVGMFIESLFFRLLNRCVRQYPYKPSLYRNYAILHTENACDIKIFYTYDYVLVELRPEDSLSYEDVRKSCVEARQFIVKSVDEVKQQGLSGFEYAVCFQHLTSGQNSFLPVNSDRLVSLNDYPKDKRLLYTNNSTACLTAEEKKSIDIWFSPRESDLSSEPMASTSERQNAATDCGKQRASESALFTGNVERDYVSITRAVVHCGSSQWQEIGLELGMNEDQIKSETFDKPRYTGKLRALIEARRAKVSKQQTIEDLLKACRRIPQPIYEDVIQQWQKEGLGH; encoded by the exons ATGTTCAATCCTAAGCATACAAGCACAAAAGCAATAGAAATAGAGGTGTTGCACCAAGATTATGACAGCAACGCATGGATGCCAATTAGGGAAGGTCAGATTTACAAACTGGTTTTTGATGCTATACACCAGACAGCAATGGAG GCGAGTCTTTCTCAAAGTAAATTACAGCAACTGAATGACAGCAGCCTGGGCAAGCAGGTGTTAGATATGACGTCAAAGTATCGAAACATATATGTAACTGCACCCAGAGCAATCATTCATGTGTGTGACCACGGTGGACAAGAAAACTTGTTTTCAAGCTTTGCTCCATTTGTGGCTTCCAATTCTGTCTATCTCATGGTATATGATGTGTCAATACCACTGAAAGCTGAAGCTCAGTCATCGGTGAGACTCAATGTTGAAGGCGATTATCGCCACTTGGAAGTGAAGCTTCATCACATGAAATACAACAAGGACTGGATCAATCATCACTTGTCTGCCATCAGTGTCAGTTCTGTGTCCAAACATCATCAATTAGCAGATGAGAGTAGGAGTGAATCTGAAGAGAAACTTACAAATGTCAG caACACAGAGTCTACTGGAAATGCTGTAGTAAAGAGTAGTACTCAAGGCATTGGATCAGTCTTTGATTGTGTGTCTCCACCTGCTATCTTTGCAGCCACTCATGCTGATAAAATTGTTGGTAAAGAGGAAGAAGTGATGAGAAAACAAGATGCAGTTCTCAACAGAATGTTACGTGACAAGCCATACACAGGTCATGTTTACCGTCGACCACCTGAAAGCCAGTCACCATTGTTTAAGTCAGAGTTGTGTTTCTGTATTGACAATACAAAGTCACATCCACCATCACGTCAAAATGATAG GCACGCGTTTAGATGGGACTCTGAAGAGAACCTTGAAGAGGACCCTGAATTAGTTTCATTACGAAACTTAATACTATCTAAGATAGAAGAACATTGTACACAAGAACTAATTCCAATCACCTGGTTACTGATTGAAGATAAGGTGTATGAAATAAGAGACAAGTCACATGACAAGATCATTCCGTTTCAAAAGTTGGTAGAAGTAGGTGTAGAGCAATGTTCAATGAAGTCGTCCAATGAAGTGTCTGATGCTCTCTCTCATTTGCATAACTTCTCTATTGTGGTCTACTTTTCATCATCTTCAATCCTTCGACATTATGTATTCATTGATGCTCAGTGGGTTTTCACGTCTCTCTCTCGTCTCTGTCCTTTGCATTCTAAGGGTTTGCCTGCTAATCTTCGAAAGGACTTCGATATGCTTACCAAGAAAGGCATCATGTCGCAAGAGCTTGCCAATTATTTCTTCCGCGATCTGAAAGATGAAGATCGCAGCAAAATGCTAGAAGCGGCACAGCTGCTCGATATTGTGTCAAGACATCCAAAGACTGAGCAGGATGTTGAGTACTTTGTCCCCAGTGCCCTGCGGGAAGATTATGAAGCTAAAATTGAGGTGAAAAGCAGTAGTAATGATATTCCAAGTCCTGCTCCTCTTGTGTTGAGGCCAGACAGCGTTGGCATGTTCATAGAGTCATTGTTCTTTCGTCTCTTGAATCGATGTGTTCGTCAGTATCCGTACAAGCCTTCATTATATCGTAACTATGCTATTTTACACACAGAAAATGCCTGTGACATTAAAATATTCTATACCTATGATTATGTTCTTGTGGAGCTGAGACCAGAAGACTCATTGTCATATGAAGACGTAAGGAAGAGCTGTGTCGAAGCCCGTCAATTTATCGTCAAGTCAGTGGACGAAGTGAAGCAGCAAGGATTATCGGGTTTCGAGTACGCTGTCTGTTTCCAACATCTAACATCAGGACAAAATAGTTTCCTGCCCGTCAACAGTGATCGACTCGTGTCTTTAAATGATTACCCTAAAGATAAACGTTTGCTTTATACCAATAATTCGACAGCTTGTCTCACAGCTGAAGAGAAGAAGTCGATAGACATCTGGTTTTCTCCAAGAG AATCTGATCTTTCGAGTGAACCAATGGCTTCAACATCTGAGCGTCAGAATGCAGCAACAG attgTGGAAAGCAACGTGCAAGTGAATCTGCATTATTCACAG GCAATGTCGAGAGAGATTATGTATCTATAACCAGAGCTGTTGTTCATTGTGGCAGCAGCCAGTGGCAGGAAATTGGCTTGGAGTTGGGAATGAACGAAGATCAGATTAAGTCAGAAACTTTTGATAAACCTCGCTACACTGGGAAACTACGCGCTCTGATTGAAGCAAGAAGAGCGAAAGTATCCAAACAGCAGACAATAGAAGATTTGTTGAAGGCTTGCCGGCGAATTCCTCAACCTATATATGAGGATGTGATACAGCAATGGCAGAAAGAAG GATTGGGGCATTAG
- the LOC134189168 gene encoding uncharacterized protein LOC134189168 isoform X2, which produces MFNPKHTSTKAIEIEVLHQDYDSNAWMPIREGQIYKLVFDAIHQTAMEASLSQSKLQQLNDSSLGKQVLDMTSKYRNIYVTAPRAIIHVCDHGGQENLFSSFAPFVASNSVYLMVYDVSIPLKAEAQSSVRLNVEGDYRHLEVKLHHMKYNKDWINHHLSAISVSSVSKHHQLADESRSESEEKLTNVSNTESTGNAVVKSSTQGIGSVFDCVSPPAIFAATHADKIVGKEEEVMRKQDAVLNRMLRDKPYTGHVYRRPPESQSPLFKSELCFCIDNTKSHPPSRQNDRWDSEENLEEDPELVSLRNLILSKIEEHCTQELIPITWLLIEDKVYEIRDKSHDKIIPFQKLVEVGVEQCSMKSSNEVSDALSHLHNFSIVVYFSSSSILRHYVFIDAQWVFTSLSRLCPLHSKGLPANLRKDFDMLTKKGIMSQELANYFFRDLKDEDRSKMLEAAQLLDIVSRHPKTEQDVEYFVPSALREDYEAKIEVKSSSNDIPSPAPLVLRPDSVGMFIESLFFRLLNRCVRQYPYKPSLYRNYAILHTENACDIKIFYTYDYVLVELRPEDSLSYEDVRKSCVEARQFIVKSVDEVKQQGLSGFEYAVCFQHLTSGQNSFLPVNSDRLVSLNDYPKDKRLLYTNNSTACLTAEEKKSIDIWFSPRESDLSSEPMASTSERQNAATDCGKQRASESALFTGNVERDYVSITRAVVHCGSSQWQEIGLELGMNEDQIKSETFDKPRYTGKLRALIEARRAKVSKQQTIEDLLKACRRIPQPIYEDVIQQWQKEGLGH; this is translated from the exons ATGTTCAATCCTAAGCATACAAGCACAAAAGCAATAGAAATAGAGGTGTTGCACCAAGATTATGACAGCAACGCATGGATGCCAATTAGGGAAGGTCAGATTTACAAACTGGTTTTTGATGCTATACACCAGACAGCAATGGAG GCGAGTCTTTCTCAAAGTAAATTACAGCAACTGAATGACAGCAGCCTGGGCAAGCAGGTGTTAGATATGACGTCAAAGTATCGAAACATATATGTAACTGCACCCAGAGCAATCATTCATGTGTGTGACCACGGTGGACAAGAAAACTTGTTTTCAAGCTTTGCTCCATTTGTGGCTTCCAATTCTGTCTATCTCATGGTATATGATGTGTCAATACCACTGAAAGCTGAAGCTCAGTCATCGGTGAGACTCAATGTTGAAGGCGATTATCGCCACTTGGAAGTGAAGCTTCATCACATGAAATACAACAAGGACTGGATCAATCATCACTTGTCTGCCATCAGTGTCAGTTCTGTGTCCAAACATCATCAATTAGCAGATGAGAGTAGGAGTGAATCTGAAGAGAAACTTACAAATGTCAG caACACAGAGTCTACTGGAAATGCTGTAGTAAAGAGTAGTACTCAAGGCATTGGATCAGTCTTTGATTGTGTGTCTCCACCTGCTATCTTTGCAGCCACTCATGCTGATAAAATTGTTGGTAAAGAGGAAGAAGTGATGAGAAAACAAGATGCAGTTCTCAACAGAATGTTACGTGACAAGCCATACACAGGTCATGTTTACCGTCGACCACCTGAAAGCCAGTCACCATTGTTTAAGTCAGAGTTGTGTTTCTGTATTGACAATACAAAGTCACATCCACCATCACGTCAAAATGATAG ATGGGACTCTGAAGAGAACCTTGAAGAGGACCCTGAATTAGTTTCATTACGAAACTTAATACTATCTAAGATAGAAGAACATTGTACACAAGAACTAATTCCAATCACCTGGTTACTGATTGAAGATAAGGTGTATGAAATAAGAGACAAGTCACATGACAAGATCATTCCGTTTCAAAAGTTGGTAGAAGTAGGTGTAGAGCAATGTTCAATGAAGTCGTCCAATGAAGTGTCTGATGCTCTCTCTCATTTGCATAACTTCTCTATTGTGGTCTACTTTTCATCATCTTCAATCCTTCGACATTATGTATTCATTGATGCTCAGTGGGTTTTCACGTCTCTCTCTCGTCTCTGTCCTTTGCATTCTAAGGGTTTGCCTGCTAATCTTCGAAAGGACTTCGATATGCTTACCAAGAAAGGCATCATGTCGCAAGAGCTTGCCAATTATTTCTTCCGCGATCTGAAAGATGAAGATCGCAGCAAAATGCTAGAAGCGGCACAGCTGCTCGATATTGTGTCAAGACATCCAAAGACTGAGCAGGATGTTGAGTACTTTGTCCCCAGTGCCCTGCGGGAAGATTATGAAGCTAAAATTGAGGTGAAAAGCAGTAGTAATGATATTCCAAGTCCTGCTCCTCTTGTGTTGAGGCCAGACAGCGTTGGCATGTTCATAGAGTCATTGTTCTTTCGTCTCTTGAATCGATGTGTTCGTCAGTATCCGTACAAGCCTTCATTATATCGTAACTATGCTATTTTACACACAGAAAATGCCTGTGACATTAAAATATTCTATACCTATGATTATGTTCTTGTGGAGCTGAGACCAGAAGACTCATTGTCATATGAAGACGTAAGGAAGAGCTGTGTCGAAGCCCGTCAATTTATCGTCAAGTCAGTGGACGAAGTGAAGCAGCAAGGATTATCGGGTTTCGAGTACGCTGTCTGTTTCCAACATCTAACATCAGGACAAAATAGTTTCCTGCCCGTCAACAGTGATCGACTCGTGTCTTTAAATGATTACCCTAAAGATAAACGTTTGCTTTATACCAATAATTCGACAGCTTGTCTCACAGCTGAAGAGAAGAAGTCGATAGACATCTGGTTTTCTCCAAGAG AATCTGATCTTTCGAGTGAACCAATGGCTTCAACATCTGAGCGTCAGAATGCAGCAACAG attgTGGAAAGCAACGTGCAAGTGAATCTGCATTATTCACAG GCAATGTCGAGAGAGATTATGTATCTATAACCAGAGCTGTTGTTCATTGTGGCAGCAGCCAGTGGCAGGAAATTGGCTTGGAGTTGGGAATGAACGAAGATCAGATTAAGTCAGAAACTTTTGATAAACCTCGCTACACTGGGAAACTACGCGCTCTGATTGAAGCAAGAAGAGCGAAAGTATCCAAACAGCAGACAATAGAAGATTTGTTGAAGGCTTGCCGGCGAATTCCTCAACCTATATATGAGGATGTGATACAGCAATGGCAGAAAGAAG GATTGGGGCATTAG